In Calypte anna isolate BGI_N300 chromosome 28, bCalAnn1_v1.p, whole genome shotgun sequence, a single window of DNA contains:
- the GDF1 gene encoding embryonic growth/differentiation factor 1, which yields MWLLPSLRASLAWALLTLGLGMELNLQESFLLKALGLSAKPSPKTPIPVPSVLWRIFQKRKMLPSATRDLVDACRVEEFNVPGNIIRVLADQGHFLHKEQPQRLLCLQKFLSFNLSVLEEGERLTMAQLEIQFSHNSYQPSSQGQVFELRLYQSSQMSLQEMPQPRRKLLLEQSFAQLHKSLLFNLGKDWRSQSRNLGLILEISISTRTSSPGREELQNLCTSIDSFLDTSLWVVSLSQQQCKASRRRRKKRRRRRSSQHLPLTPSNLCRPRRLYISFREVGWENWIIAPQGYLANYCLGECPFPLTAELNSTNHAILQTMVHSLDPQGTPQPCCVPVRLSPISILYYDNSDNVVLRHYEDMVVDECGCR from the exons AtgtggctgctccccagcctcaGAGCCAGCCTGGCCTGGGCTCTCCTCACCCTGGGCCTGGGTATGGAGTTAAATCTGCAGGAAAGTTTCCTGTTGAAAGCTTTGGGTTTGAGTGCCAAACCCAGCCCGAAAACCCCCATCCCTGTGCCCTCTGTGCTCTGGAGGATCTTCCAGAAGAGAAAGATGCTGCCTTCTGCAACCAGAGACCTGGTGGATGCCTGTAGGGTGGAGGAATTTAATGTCCCTGGGAACATCATCCGTGTCCTCGCTGACCAAG GCCACTTCCTCCACaaggagcagccccagaggcTGCTGTGTCTGCAGAAGTTTTTGTCCTTTAACCTCTCGGTGCTGGAGGAGGGCGAGCGTTTGACCATGGCTCAGCTGGAGATCCAATTCAGCCACAACTCCTACCAACCCTCCAGCCAGGGGCAGGTTTTTGAGCTGAGGCTCTACCAAAGCTCCCAGATGTCCCTGCAGGAGATGCCCCAGCCCAGAAGAAAGCTCCTGCTGGAGCAATCCTTTGCCCAGCTGCacaaatctctcctcttcaacCTGGGGAAGGACTGGAGGAGCCAGAGCAGGAACCTGGGGCTGATCCTGGAGATCTCCATCAGCACCAGAACCTCAAGCCCGGgcagggaggagctgcagaACCTCTGCACCAGCATCGATTCCTTCCTGGACACCTCCCTCTGGGTGGTGAgcctcagccagcagcagtgcaaagcttccaggaggaggaggaagaagaggaggaggaggaggagcagccagcaccttcccctcacccccagcaACCTCTGCAGACCCCGGCGCCTTTACATCAGCTTCAGGGAGGTGGGCTGGGAAAACTGGATCATTGCCCCCCAGGGCTACCTGGCCAACTACTGCCTGGGGGAATGCCCCTTCCCCCTGACTGCCGAGCTCAACAGCACCAACCACGCCATCCTCCAGACCATGGTGCATTCCCTGGACCCCCAGGggaccccccagccctgctgtgtcCCCGTCAGGCTCTCCCCTATCTCCATCCTCTACTATGACAACAGTGACAACGTGGTGCTGAGGCACTACGAGGACATGGTGGTGGATGAGTGTGGCTGCAGGTGA